One genomic region from Blastopirellula marina encodes:
- a CDS encoding Gfo/Idh/MocA family oxidoreductase gives MSERLQTKNNRRDFIKMAGAASALSAFAVPHVHAEEKEIGKIQVALIGCGGRGTGAAADSLNVPSGCTKLVALADVFQHRLDGSYNALNRTFQENKDKVDVPKERQFVGFEAYKQAMDALNPGDIVILATPLAFRWVHYQYAIDKGLNVFMEKPVIADGPSAKKMIALAELADQKNIKSAVGLMVRHCRGRQELHDRIQNGEIGDIVCMRAYRMHGPVASAFSTPKPEDKSEVMYQIERFHSFLWASGGCFSDFYIHQIDETSWMKNAWPVKAQALGGRHYRGEFIDQNFDTYAVEYTYPDGSKLFFNGRTMLGCRNDMSSVVHGSKGSAIVSTSGHTPGKVRTFNGQNQNRREVIWAYPQPEQNPYQLEWNDFVDAIVNDQPYNEVHRGVQASLVTSMGRMAAHTGQEITYEQMLHCEQEFAPNVDKLTADGPAPVMPNEEGKYPVPMPGQNRDVEYVV, from the coding sequence ATGAGCGAACGACTGCAAACGAAAAACAATCGCCGCGACTTTATCAAGATGGCCGGCGCGGCTTCTGCTCTGAGTGCTTTCGCTGTGCCCCATGTTCACGCGGAAGAAAAAGAAATTGGCAAGATTCAAGTCGCACTGATCGGCTGTGGTGGTCGTGGAACCGGTGCCGCTGCCGACTCGCTGAACGTCCCATCCGGCTGCACCAAGCTCGTCGCATTGGCCGACGTTTTCCAGCATCGTCTGGATGGTAGCTACAACGCCCTGAATCGCACTTTCCAAGAAAACAAAGATAAGGTTGATGTCCCTAAAGAACGGCAGTTCGTCGGCTTTGAAGCTTACAAGCAAGCGATGGACGCACTGAACCCAGGCGACATCGTTATTCTCGCTACGCCGCTTGCCTTCCGCTGGGTCCACTATCAATATGCCATCGACAAGGGCTTGAACGTCTTCATGGAAAAGCCGGTCATCGCAGATGGTCCGAGCGCCAAGAAGATGATCGCATTGGCAGAATTGGCTGACCAAAAGAACATCAAGTCGGCAGTCGGCCTGATGGTGCGTCACTGCCGTGGTCGGCAAGAACTCCACGACCGCATCCAGAATGGCGAAATCGGTGATATCGTCTGCATGCGCGCCTACCGTATGCACGGCCCGGTCGCATCGGCGTTCAGCACTCCGAAGCCAGAAGACAAATCGGAAGTTATGTACCAGATCGAACGCTTCCACAGCTTCCTGTGGGCCAGCGGCGGCTGCTTCAGCGACTTCTACATTCACCAGATTGACGAAACTTCGTGGATGAAGAATGCCTGGCCCGTCAAAGCTCAGGCTCTTGGTGGACGCCACTATCGTGGCGAATTCATCGATCAAAACTTCGATACCTATGCGGTCGAATACACCTACCCCGATGGCTCGAAGCTGTTCTTCAATGGTCGCACCATGCTTGGCTGTCGCAACGACATGTCGAGCGTTGTCCACGGTAGCAAGGGCTCAGCGATTGTTAGCACCTCGGGTCACACGCCAGGCAAGGTTCGCACATTCAATGGACAGAACCAAAATCGCCGCGAAGTGATTTGGGCCTATCCGCAGCCCGAACAAAACCCATACCAACTGGAATGGAATGACTTTGTTGATGCGATCGTCAACGATCAGCCATACAATGAAGTCCATCGTGGTGTTCAGGCAAGCCTGGTAACCAGTATGGGGCGCATGGCAGCTCACACAGGCCAGGAAATTACCTACGAACAAATGCTCCATTGCGAGCAAGAGTTCGCCCCGAACGTCGACAAACTTACCGCCGACGGGCCGGCCCCTGTGATGCCAAATGAAGAAGGCAAATACCCAGTTCCAATGCCAGGTCAGAATCGCGACGTCGAATACGTGGTGTAA